In Pseudobacteriovorax antillogorgiicola, a single window of DNA contains:
- a CDS encoding ATP-binding cassette domain-containing protein, with amino-acid sequence MTATIYLRLSSIGHTHHQQEYPTFTDISCHLSPGWTGIVGPNGCGKSTLLKIASGALQPTQGSIQSKGLVTSCPQEALTPPPRIDDFQEDYSGYAMMIKEKLDLFEILLQPFEALSFGERKRLQLGCAFYFQPDILLLDEPSNHLDEKNRLALLELLQSFKGLGLLVSHDRLLLNELCQQCIVFKDGSAGLMAGNYQQIQDLLDSQASTQEHMAQVAAQKIKKVERELQRVRQEESRSKGKLSKRSVDGKDHSTKEKINLAKLTAKDGSLAGKKSKLIRDKEKIHHEKARIGYQKSFEGKVFFDNPEQAQRTLLHLPSGLGSMASGRLLRNPELTIKSLDKVAISGPNGSGKSSFLQWVLTSQNLRTQKYFYLGQELALDQQQAIIDNWQGQTKESFTQSIHILARLGADTKKLLRTPSFSPGEVRKIATAWAIASKQELLILDEPTNHLDLDSMRRLESALADAPIAILLVSHDRAFRQRICRDFFRIERVNDGSELIRD; translated from the coding sequence ATGACTGCGACTATATATTTGCGCCTATCTAGCATTGGCCATACACACCATCAGCAAGAGTATCCCACATTTACAGATATCTCCTGTCATCTTTCACCAGGATGGACCGGCATTGTAGGACCCAACGGTTGTGGAAAGTCGACTCTCCTAAAGATTGCTAGTGGAGCTTTGCAGCCCACCCAGGGTAGCATTCAAAGCAAGGGGCTAGTCACATCCTGCCCCCAGGAAGCTCTAACGCCTCCTCCCAGGATCGATGATTTCCAGGAGGACTACTCTGGCTACGCAATGATGATCAAGGAAAAACTTGATCTCTTCGAAATCCTACTCCAGCCTTTTGAGGCCTTAAGTTTCGGGGAACGAAAACGATTGCAGCTAGGCTGCGCATTCTATTTCCAACCTGATATCCTGCTTCTCGATGAACCGAGCAATCACCTGGATGAAAAAAATAGGCTTGCTCTTCTAGAACTTCTTCAAAGTTTTAAGGGTTTAGGCTTGCTCGTTAGCCACGATCGTCTGCTGCTCAATGAATTATGTCAGCAGTGTATTGTTTTTAAGGACGGGTCAGCAGGCTTGATGGCTGGTAACTACCAGCAAATTCAGGATTTGCTTGATTCTCAGGCCTCCACTCAAGAACACATGGCCCAGGTAGCAGCGCAAAAAATAAAAAAAGTAGAGCGAGAGCTGCAGAGGGTTCGTCAGGAAGAGTCTCGATCAAAAGGTAAGTTGAGCAAGCGCTCTGTCGATGGCAAAGACCACTCAACAAAAGAGAAAATCAACCTCGCCAAACTCACTGCCAAAGACGGGAGCCTCGCGGGTAAAAAATCGAAGCTAATCCGCGACAAGGAGAAGATCCATCACGAGAAAGCTCGTATCGGCTATCAAAAATCCTTCGAAGGGAAGGTCTTTTTTGACAATCCCGAGCAGGCCCAGCGAACACTTTTACACTTGCCATCTGGCCTTGGATCGATGGCAAGCGGCCGTCTCCTGAGGAATCCAGAGCTGACGATAAAAAGTTTGGATAAGGTAGCCATATCTGGCCCCAATGGCTCTGGCAAGTCGAGCTTTCTCCAATGGGTTTTGACCTCTCAAAATCTTCGCACCCAGAAATATTTCTATCTGGGTCAAGAGCTAGCTCTTGATCAGCAACAAGCGATCATCGACAATTGGCAAGGCCAAACAAAAGAGTCTTTCACACAAAGTATCCACATTCTCGCTCGCTTAGGGGCTGATACGAAGAAATTACTTCGAACTCCATCATTTTCTCCCGGTGAAGTGAGGAAAATAGCAACGGCCTGGGCTATTGCGAGCAAGCAAGAGCTGTTGATCCTGGACGAGCCTACCAACCACCTCGACCTGGATTCCATGCGGAGACTTGAAAGTGCATTGGCCGATGCCCCGATAGCCATTCTTCTTGTGAGTCATGACAGAGCGTTCAGACAGAGAATTTGCCGAGATTTCTTTAGGATTGAGCGGGTCAATGACGGCTCTGAGCTTATCAGAGACTAA
- a CDS encoding aldehyde dehydrogenase family protein: METAIARTHDNDIKSVSGLSLPRILELQRSYFESGRTQEYGFRMEQLRRFQDLVQKYEPKIFKALEKDLGKGRREALMTEIGLIRHEITYLRKHLKSLMKVKRVATPVHLAPSKSYIRPEPLGLVLVISPWNYPFYLSLVPIIGALAAGNCVVLKPSELSPSCSELMAEMLADIFPEEYVTTFLGGIEVGTNLIDRPWDHLFFTGSTQVGASIAEVAGRHLTPLTLELGGKSPCIVTSSAKIDVAAKRIAFGKLTNAGQTCVAPDYILVDEQVRDSFIPALQNELSQGFQADNPQDTSYGRIISERHFNRLLQMKEQCRVIWEGPVRAEDRFMAPCLLEAESDSAVLNEEIFGPLLPVVSYQSWDEAIEFIKRYPKPLSAYLFSEDASDMEQFQSRLSFGGGCINDTMIHLANNKMSFGGVGPSGMGGYHGKYSFETFSHQKPIVQSSSLIDPPFRYLPFSSWKEKALRLFLR, translated from the coding sequence ATGGAAACGGCTATAGCTAGGACGCACGACAACGATATTAAAAGTGTTTCAGGGCTTTCACTGCCCCGCATTTTGGAGTTGCAACGGTCATACTTTGAATCGGGCCGAACCCAGGAATACGGCTTTCGGATGGAACAGCTGCGCCGTTTTCAAGATTTAGTTCAAAAATACGAACCGAAAATATTTAAGGCGCTCGAAAAAGACTTGGGCAAGGGGCGCCGAGAAGCCCTGATGACCGAGATTGGGTTGATTCGACATGAAATCACTTATCTTCGTAAACACCTGAAGAGCCTCATGAAGGTAAAGCGCGTGGCGACACCGGTACACTTGGCTCCATCGAAGTCCTACATCAGGCCCGAACCCCTTGGACTCGTTTTAGTGATTAGTCCTTGGAACTATCCCTTCTACCTCTCCTTAGTTCCCATCATTGGGGCTCTAGCTGCGGGCAATTGTGTAGTACTCAAGCCGTCAGAGCTATCACCTTCATGCTCAGAGCTGATGGCAGAGATGCTTGCCGATATTTTTCCTGAAGAGTATGTCACCACGTTTTTGGGTGGTATCGAGGTTGGGACAAACTTGATCGATAGGCCATGGGACCACCTGTTTTTTACTGGTAGCACCCAAGTAGGAGCGTCCATAGCTGAAGTAGCTGGTCGGCATCTCACACCCCTAACCTTAGAGTTAGGTGGCAAAAGCCCCTGTATCGTTACTTCATCTGCAAAGATAGATGTTGCTGCCAAACGAATTGCCTTTGGAAAATTAACCAATGCTGGTCAGACTTGTGTAGCGCCTGACTATATTTTGGTCGATGAGCAGGTTCGAGACTCGTTCATCCCAGCTTTACAAAATGAGCTTAGCCAAGGCTTTCAAGCCGACAATCCGCAGGATACTAGCTATGGTCGGATTATTTCCGAAAGGCATTTCAATCGTCTTCTTCAAATGAAGGAACAATGTCGTGTGATCTGGGAAGGACCTGTGCGAGCTGAAGATCGGTTTATGGCACCTTGCTTGCTAGAAGCCGAATCTGATTCAGCAGTCCTAAATGAAGAGATCTTTGGCCCTTTGCTGCCTGTTGTCAGCTATCAATCTTGGGACGAAGCTATCGAATTTATCAAGAGATATCCCAAACCTCTTTCTGCCTATCTTTTCAGTGAAGATGCTTCGGATATGGAACAGTTTCAGTCTAGGCTCAGCTTTGGCGGTGGCTGTATCAACGATACTATGATTCACTTGGCTAATAATAAAATGTCATTTGGTGGAGTGGGTCCGAGTGGTATGGGTGGCTACCACGGCAAGTATTCGTTTGAAACATTCTCTCACCAAAAGCCTATCGTCCAGTCCTCAAGCCTTATTGATCCTCCGTTTCGCTATTTGCCGTTCAGCTCGTGGAAGGAAAAAGCCTTACGATTGTTTCTGCGTTAG